CCTCCAAGGGTACCGTCTACATAGGTTCCTTCCGGGCTGATATTCAAATTTTTAATTGTTTCAGAAAACAGTACCGAGGTATGTTTGAATTCCATTGATTTACCTATATTCCAAACTCGGCCATCTTATCGGCGATATCGTCAGGTCCGAGGTTGGATCCTTCGTTATAGTTGTCCCATTCCTGCTTGCTCCAGATTTCGATCTTGCTCAATACGCCTATTGTTACCAATTCTTTGTCTATTTTTGCATGTTCTCTGAGATTTTGCGGAATGGTGAGTCTTCCTTGTTTGTCCACTTCGCACTCAACCGCACTGGAAAAAAAATATCTGACGAAAGCTCTTGCGTCTTTATTGGACACGGGGAGGCTGCCCAGCTTATCTTCAAAGCGGCTCCATTCCTCCATAGGATAGATGTAGAGACAATTGTCCAGCCCCTTGGTCAAAATAAACTTACTGCCAAGTTGATCTCTAAATTTCGACGGGACAATGATTCTGCCTTTTGAGTCTATGGAATTTTGATACTCTCCAATAAACACTTGACAATTCTCCACTCTAAGTTTGAATGTAACACCACTATACTCCACTTCACTCCACTTTTCAACCACTAAGAATCAAAAAATTGGGAGTTCCTAATATATTTTATATAAAAGCATTCAGAAAATACGGTGTTTTTTTCTATCAACTACAAGATATTGTGTTTTGCATCAAAAATGCCAACAAAATATCGGCGCTTTAGAAACTCGATTATCCCCGAAACTCCGTCTACAAAATTAACTCCTAAAACCCACTGTTTCCAACAAGTTCACGCTTTATTCGACACATAATACAATTTATTTTGTCGAAAGCAGTCTCATTTTATTAGGAGATTAAAGGTTCTCTCTGCATCATAGATATAGGGGGTACCCCTTCCAAGACATCTTGTCTTACCAAAAAATTCCTATCAGATAATCAACGCTACATACCAAGTGCTTCAAAAGTCGCTTGTCATAGTTTCTGGTAATCTTAAGGTTTCGTAATCACAGCCTATTGTATCTATAGCATATTAATATAGCAAATACGCTGCACAACATAAACGTGCTATCTAAATCGATAATCTAAAACCAAAAAGAGGAACAATTATGAGTAATATTGCTTTACAATTAGATCGAACTACCGATGGAGAAATCGCGGTATCAGAAAATATTATTTTTGATACAATTTCCTTTTTATCCGGAAACATTGATTATAATACTTCAAATGGGATTATTACCTTCTTCGAACCTGGAAGATATGTATTTAACTGGCTGATATCAACACAAGCTTCATCCTCCACCAACGGAATTGTAATCGCATTGATCTCTTCTCAGGGAGATTCTATTGTAGGAAATTCGCCAATAAAAATAGATGAGGTAACGGGTATCGGTATTTTGGAAATTTTATCAGCGCCGGTCACAGCGTCACTTGTCAATGTTAGTACGGATGCTATCTATTTATATACAAAGGTTCCGATAAAATCAACAATTATCATTGCCCAGAATGATACTACTACTGGGGCTACTGGTCCCACCGGAGATACTGGGCCTATCGGGAGCACTGGGCCCACTGGAGACATTGGTCCTACCGGAGATACCGGCCCTACTGGAGACACTGGATCTACTGGAGATACTGGTCCCACCGGAGATACTGGGCCTATCGGGAGCACTGGACCCACTGGAGACATTGGTCCTACCGGAGATACCGGCCCCACTGGAGACATTGGTCCTACCGGAGACACTGGTCCCACTGGACCCACCGGAGGTACCGGCCCTACCGGAGACACTGGACCCACTGGAGACACTGGACCCACTGGCCCCACCGGAGATACCGGCCCTACTGGAGCCACTGGACCCACCGGTCCGGGTGTACCCCTGCAGTTGTTTCTTTATCAAATTGCCTCTGCGGGAGACACAGGAGAATTTACACTCGGTTCAGCAACTTTCCGCATGGAATTTATCTCGACCAGTACTATGAGTCTATCGATCTATGCTACAATACCCACTTTAACCATTGACCTATTCTTATTCACCATCAGTACAGGCGGCACGGAAGCCTTTTCACATGGGAATTATGTGCTCACCCCAACCGCTCTGTTGGTGGCCCCTACGATATCCACTAATTCAGAGGGAACCACTACTGTCTTGCTTCGACAACAAGATCCGGATACCTTTTTATGGACACTGTATAAGGTTCATATTTTTGCTTCCGGTGGCGGTCTCAGCACAACAGTATGGGCCGAAGAAATCTATACGAATCAGCCTCTATGAAGTGATAGCTTATAATAAAATAATCCAGCGATGAACTTTTCCTCGCTGGATTATTCTTATCTTTATTTTGTTTTAGCTTCAAAATTGGATATATCCTCTGGCAAAACCTTCTTCCAACAGTAGCTGACCACCCGCCATAACGGCTGCCAGAGCCATCAGTAGAATGATCAAAAAAACTGCCCATCCGTCGTATATCAGCCGCTCCTGCTTATTGATCAGATATGCCGCAAGAACTTCAAGCCCAAGAAGAATCAATATTGCCGGCCAAAGTTTGAAGATAAAGGGATAGGAGATAACTGCGGGTTGGAACAGATGCAGGAAAAACAACGCCCCTACAAGAATTAATGTCAGTCCCAGGGTTAAGGTGCCTACCCTCCTACTCCTCATCGCTATCCTCCTGTTCCTTAAAACAAACCGCTTCCCGTTCCGCTCCCCCTGCGTTTCCCTTTATCGGGCTCTCATTTTCTATTTCTCTCTTCTTTCCCATAATTAACCCAAATCCAGCCCAAATGATCAGTACCCCAACAACCAGCTGAGGAATCATGCTTCCGAAACTTACAATCAGATTGTAAACTTCCTGAGGCAGCAGATTATAAGTCCAAAGCGTATCAAGAATTACATTGTTCCAGATTGCGTAGATTCCAATTATAACCAGAATTGTGCCGATTAGCAGATTCTGCTTTCCAAGAATGTTCCAGTTGAATCTTTCCAGTTGTTCCACCGTAAAAAGGAACCGATCTTCCTGGTTGTAGAACTCCGCATCGTCTTGAAAGACCCTATTGATACAATCAAAAAATGCGTAAAACCATATTACCGGAGCGAGAAATGCAATGGCTCCAATATTGATGAAAGATGCCAAAGCCCACACGATAAAAAACAAACCCATGAACGAGACGCCCATCTTCATAAAACCATTGTACATATGCCCTGCTCCTGGCAGAAAAGCGAAGACGATAGTCCAAAACTTACTTCTTTTTGTAATCAACTTACAATACCTCCTTTAAATCGGTCATACCCTTAAAATCAATCAGTCTATCAGAAAAACCTCTGAGGTTTTCCGTAATTCTCTCTACAGCTTTAAAATCTCCATGGATGGATTGCCCAAGAGAAACTCCGTAATTCAGTGTCCCAGAGAACAACAGCATGAGGGCAATG
This genomic window from Clostridiales bacterium contains:
- the mraZ gene encoding division/cell wall cluster transcriptional repressor MraZ encodes the protein MFIGEYQNSIDSKGRIIVPSKFRDQLGSKFILTKGLDNCLYIYPMEEWSRFEDKLGSLPVSNKDARAFVRYFFSSAVECEVDKQGRLTIPQNLREHAKIDKELVTIGVLSKIEIWSKQEWDNYNEGSNLGPDDIADKMAEFGI